In the Salvelinus fontinalis isolate EN_2023a chromosome 34, ASM2944872v1, whole genome shotgun sequence genome, one interval contains:
- the LOC129833786 gene encoding 60S ribosomal protein L3-like encodes MSHRKFHAPRHGHMGFLPCKRSKKHRGKPRSWPRDDPSQPVHLTAFMGYKAGMTHILREVHRTGLKQAKRESVEAVTIIETPPVMVVGVVGYIDTVRGLRSFKTIFAEHLSDECKRRFYKSWYKSKKKAFTKYAKKWTDESGKKQLEKDFNNMKKYCTSIRVLIHTQIRLLPLKAKKAHIMEVQLNGGTISEKVDWVKEKLEQPVPVSSVFYQDEMIDVIGVTKGHGMKGVTSRWGVKKLPRKTHKGLRKVACIGAWHPSRVGYTIARAGQKGYHHRTELNKKIYRIGKGIHVQDGKVIKNNASTNYDTTQKTITPMGGFPHYGDVKNDFLMLKGCVIGCKKRVLTLRKSMLVHTSRKSKETIDLKFIDTTSKFGYGHFQTHQEKRAFMGPLKKDVLKKLPAEPLPGEA; translated from the exons atg TCTCACCGTAAATTCCACGCGCCCCGCCATGGGCACATGGGCTTCCTGCCCTGCAAGCGCAGCAAGAAGCACCGGGGAAAGCCCCGCAGCTGGCCCCGGGACGACCCCAGCCAGCCCGTCCACCTCACCGCCTTCATGGGCTACAAGGCCGGCATGACCCACATCCTGCGCGAGGTGCACCGCACTGGCCTGA AGCAAGCCAAACGTGAGTCTGTGGAGGCGGTCACTATCATCGAGACTCCGCCTGTGATGGTGGTGGGGGTTGTTGGGTACATCGACACAGTCCGTGGCCTGAGGTCCTTCAAGACCATCTTCGCTGAGCACCTCAGTGACGAGTGCAAGCGCAGATTCTACAAAAGCTG GTACAAGAGCAAGAAGAAGGCATTCACCAAATATGCCAAGAAGTGGACAGACGAGAGTGGCAAGAAGCAGCTGGAGAAGGACTTTAATAACATGAAGAAATACTGCACATCCATCCGGGTCCTCATCCACACTCAG ATTCGTCTGCTGCCCCTCAAAGCTAAGAAGGCCCACATCATGGAGGTGCAGCTGAACGGCGGCACCATCTCAGAGAAGGTGGACTGGGTCAAGGAGAAGCTGGAGCAGCCCGTCCCTGTGTCCTCAGTCTTCTACCAGGACGAGATGATAGACGTCATCGGGGTCACCAAAGGTCACGGGATGAAAG GTGTGACCAGTCGTTGGGGAGTGAAGAAACTTCCCAGGAAGACTCACAAGGGCCTGCGTAAGGTGGCCTGTATCGGAGCCTGGCACCCTTCCCGTGTGGGCTACACCATCGCCCGTGCCGGCCAGAAGGGCTACCACCACCGCACAGAGCTCAACAAGAAG ATCTACCGTATTGGCAAAGGGATCCATGTCCAGGATGGCAAAGTGATCAAGAACAACGCTTCCACTAACTACGACACTACCCAGAAGACTATCACCCCCATG ggagggTTCCCCCACTATGGTGACGTGAAAAATGACTTCTTGATGCTGAAGGGCTGTGTGATCGGCTGCAAGAAACGTGTTCTCACCCTGAGAAAG TCCATGCTGGTGCACACATCACGCAAGTCCAAGGAGACCATCGACCTCAAGTTCATCGACACCACCTCCAAGTTTGGCTACGGCCACTTCCAGACCCACCAGGAGAAGAGGGCCTTCATG
- the LOC129833789 gene encoding NADH dehydrogenase [ubiquinone] 1 beta subcomplex subunit 10-like encodes MPSDYDKDAYPEPPRQTPIVDKQTTLPNPALILTKLFYYSVDLPVTTFRELVEGIHSGNKYNYYHQKFRRVPELTECTEGDYTCYYEAEMQWRRDHKVDQEIVKVVQERLRACQQREGTSYHQNCSKELQQFADVAKAYQSRYGDLGAYASSRKCLMKQKDRMMAAEAKA; translated from the exons ATGCCATCGGACTATGATAAAGATGCGTATCCAGAGCCTCCCCGCCAGACTCCAATCGTGGACAAGCAGACGACCCTTCCCAACCCAGCCCTGATTTTGACTAAACTCTTCTATTATTCCGTGGACCTCCCTGTCACCACATTCAgag AACTTGTAGAGGGCATCCACTCCGGCAACAAGTACAACTACTACCACCAGAAGTTCCGCCGTGTCCCCGAGCTGACCGAGTGCACAGAGGGAGACTACACCTGTTACTATGAGGCTGAGATGCAGTGGAGGAGAGATCA TAAGGTGGACCAGGAGATCGTGAAGGTGGTCCAGGAGCGTCTGAGGGCCTGCCAGCAGAGGGAGGGTACCAGCTACCACCAGAACTGTTCCAAGGAGCTGCAGCAGTTTGCAGACGTGGCCAAGGCCTACCAGTCACGCT ATGGGGATCTGGGTGCCTACGCCAGCTCAAGGAAATGTCTGATGAAGCAGAAAGACAGGATGATGGCGGCCGAGGCAAAAGCTTAA
- the LOC129833787 gene encoding 40S ribosomal protein S2 isoform X1, with translation MADNAGGERGGFRGGFGSGDRGRGRGRGRGRGRGRGRGARGGKSEDKEWVPVTKLGRLVKDMKIKSLEEIYLYSLPIKESEIIDFFLGSSLKDEVLKIMPVQKQTRAGQRTRFKAFVAIGDYNGHVGLGVKCSKEVATAIRGAIILAKLSIVPVRRGYWGNKIGKPHTVPCKVTGRCGSVLVRLIPAPRGTGIVSAPVPKKLLTMAGIDDCYTSARGCTATLGNFAKATFDAISKTYSYLTPDLWKETVFTKSPYQEFTDHLAKTHTRVSVQRTAAAVPASS, from the exons ATGGCGGACAACGCCGGTGGAGAACGTGGAGGTTTCCGTGGAGGTTTTGGCAGTGGCGACCGGGGTCGTGGTCGTGGACGCGGCAGAGGCCGTGGTCGAGGTCGTGGACGCGGTGCCAGGGGCGGCAAGTCCGAGGACAAGGAA TGGGTGCCAGTGACCAAGCTGGGCCGCCTTGTTAAGGACATGAAGATCAAGTCTCTGGAGGAGATATACCTCTACTCCCTGCCCATCAAG GAGTCTGAGATCATTGACTTCTTCCTGGGGTCCTCGTTGAAAGATGAGGTGCTGAAGATTATGCCTGTCCAGAAGCAGACCAGGGCTGGCCAGCGCACCAGGTTCAAGGCCTTTGTTGCCATTGGTGACTACAACGGCCATGTGGGCCTGGGGGTGAAGTGCTCCAAGGAGGTGGCCACTGCCATTCGAGGAGCCATCATCCTGGCAAAGCTGTCCATTGTGCCTGTGAGGAGAGGATACTGGGGAAACAAGATCGGCAAGCCCCACACCGTGCCATGCAAGGTGACTGGTCGTTGTGGCTCAGTCCTGGTGCGTCTGATCCCTGCGCCCCGTGGTACTGGCATTGTGTCTGCCCCTGTGCCCAAGAAGCTGCTCACTATGGCTGGTATCGACGATTGTTACACCTCGGCCAGGGGCTGCACTGCCACTCTAGGCAACTTCG CCAAGGCTACCTTTGATGCCATCTCCAAGACCTACAGCTACCTGACCCCTGATCTGTGGAAGGAGACAGTCTTCACCAAGTCTCCTTACCAG GAGTTCACTGATCACCTGGCCAAGACCCACACCAGGGTGTCTGTGCAGAGGACGGCCGCAGCTGTCCCGGCATCCTCCTAA
- the LOC129833787 gene encoding 40S ribosomal protein S2 isoform X2: protein MADNAGGERGGFRGGFGSGDRGRGRGRGRGRGRGRGRGARGGKSEDKEVKDMKIKSLEEIYLYSLPIKESEIIDFFLGSSLKDEVLKIMPVQKQTRAGQRTRFKAFVAIGDYNGHVGLGVKCSKEVATAIRGAIILAKLSIVPVRRGYWGNKIGKPHTVPCKVTGRCGSVLVRLIPAPRGTGIVSAPVPKKLLTMAGIDDCYTSARGCTATLGNFAKATFDAISKTYSYLTPDLWKETVFTKSPYQEFTDHLAKTHTRVSVQRTAAAVPASS from the exons ATGGCGGACAACGCCGGTGGAGAACGTGGAGGTTTCCGTGGAGGTTTTGGCAGTGGCGACCGGGGTCGTGGTCGTGGACGCGGCAGAGGCCGTGGTCGAGGTCGTGGACGCGGTGCCAGGGGCGGCAAGTCCGAGGACAAGGAA GTTAAGGACATGAAGATCAAGTCTCTGGAGGAGATATACCTCTACTCCCTGCCCATCAAG GAGTCTGAGATCATTGACTTCTTCCTGGGGTCCTCGTTGAAAGATGAGGTGCTGAAGATTATGCCTGTCCAGAAGCAGACCAGGGCTGGCCAGCGCACCAGGTTCAAGGCCTTTGTTGCCATTGGTGACTACAACGGCCATGTGGGCCTGGGGGTGAAGTGCTCCAAGGAGGTGGCCACTGCCATTCGAGGAGCCATCATCCTGGCAAAGCTGTCCATTGTGCCTGTGAGGAGAGGATACTGGGGAAACAAGATCGGCAAGCCCCACACCGTGCCATGCAAGGTGACTGGTCGTTGTGGCTCAGTCCTGGTGCGTCTGATCCCTGCGCCCCGTGGTACTGGCATTGTGTCTGCCCCTGTGCCCAAGAAGCTGCTCACTATGGCTGGTATCGACGATTGTTACACCTCGGCCAGGGGCTGCACTGCCACTCTAGGCAACTTCG CCAAGGCTACCTTTGATGCCATCTCCAAGACCTACAGCTACCTGACCCCTGATCTGTGGAAGGAGACAGTCTTCACCAAGTCTCCTTACCAG GAGTTCACTGATCACCTGGCCAAGACCCACACCAGGGTGTCTGTGCAGAGGACGGCCGCAGCTGTCCCGGCATCCTCCTAA